One region of Brassica napus cultivar Da-Ae chromosome A10, Da-Ae, whole genome shotgun sequence genomic DNA includes:
- the LOC111201514 gene encoding probable disease resistance protein At5g04720, with protein MAELIGGEVVTELVKQLFAVSKKALRCRGVAENLANMIAGVQPTIKEILYSGVEVSAHRQVQLRMFSETLDKCKKLTDKVLKCNRWNMVRQLYHAKKMEDLEKKISRFIQGLPLHVLCDVHHLRADSEVRFDRIDRGFDSLSEKMGSMKIRGGGLVQEEMKAGEAAMTDGDLGNLGVGLELGKRKVKEMMFGLKDEGGLVGISGMSGSGKTTLAKEVARDEDVLGHFGRRVLFLTVSQSPNIEELKACIWGFLTGNEDGFGATLPEPVGQTRRLVILDDVWTREALDKLMFNIPGTTTLVVSRSKLADPRTTYEVELLNENEATSLFCLSAFNEKSVPFGFSKVLVKQVVAECKGLPLSLKVVGASLKSRPEKYWEGVVNRLSRGEPADETHESRVFAQIEATLETLDPKTRECFMDMGAFPEDKKIPLDVIINMWVEMYDLEDATAFAVLVDLSNRNLLTLVKDPRFGAMYTSYYDIFVTQHDVLRDLALHLSNRGRVNKRERLLMPRRESELPKEWERSNDEPYSARVVSIHTEEMTEMEWFDMELPKAEVLIINFSAESYVLPPFIAKMGGLRALVIINNGMSPARLHDFTTFTNLAKLKSLWLERVHVPELSTSTVPLKSLRKMSLILCKINNSFVQTSVDMSQIFPNLSDLTIDHCDDLVELPTTVCGITSLNSISITNCPRISELPRNLSKLKALQLLRLYACLELKALPVEICELPRLKYLDISQCVNLSFLPEEIGKVRTLEKIDMRECSLTSIPSSAASLTSLRHVICDVETLWMWEHVEKVVPGLRVEGAEKCFSLDWLNE; from the exons aTGGCCGAACTTATCGGCGGAGAAGTCGTGACGGAGCTCGTAAAGCAGCTCTTCGCCGTATCCAAAAAAGCCTTGAGATGCAGAGGCGTCGCCGAGAATCTCGCCAACATGATCGCAGGCGTTCAACCGACCATCAAGGAGATCCTCTACAGCGGAGTAGAAGTGAGCGCTCACCGCCAGGTTCAGCTTCGTATGTTCTCCGAAACCTTAGACAAGTGCAAGAAGCTCACCGACAAGGTTCTCAAATGCAACCGCTGGAACATGGTTCGCCAGCTATACCACGCCAAGAAAATGGAAGACTTGGAGAAGAAGATCTCCAGGTTCATCCAGGGCTTGCCTCTCCACGTTCTCTGTGACGTTCATCACCTTCGTGCTGACTCTGAGGTTCGGTTCGACCGGATCGATAGGGGCTTTGACAGCTTGAGTGAGAAGATGGGGTCTATGAAGATCAGGGGTGGTGGATTGGTGCAGGAGGAGATGAAGGCAGGTGAAGCTGCGATGACAGATGGTGATTTGGGGAACTTGGGGGTGGGGTTGGAGTTGGGAAAGAGGAAGGTGAAGGAGATGATGTTTGGTTTGAAAGATGAAGGAGGACTTGTCGGGATCTCGGGGATGAGCGGTTCAGGGAAGACCACTCTTGCTAAAGAGGTTGCAAGGGACGAAGATGTCCTAG GCCACTTTGGGAGACGGGTTCTGTTTCTGACAGTCTCACAATCTCCTAATATTGAGGAACTGAAAGCCTGTATCTGGGGATTTCTTACTGGTAATGAAGATGGCTTTGGTGCCACTCTTCCTGAACCAGTCGGTCAGACACGGAGGCTGGTGATCCTTGATGATGTTTGGACAAGGGAAGCACTGGACAAGCTGATGTTTAACATTCCTGGAACCACAACTCTTGTGGTCTCACGGTCTAAGCTAGCAGATCCTAGAACAACCTATGAAGTAGAGTTACTAAATGAAAATGAAGCAACGTCTCTGTTCTGTCTCTCTGCGTTCAATGAGAAATCAGTACCTTTTGGATTCAGCAAAGTGTTGGTCAAGCAG GTTGTTGCTGAGTGTAAAGGTCTACCTTTGTCTCTAAAAGTTGTTGGTGCTTCTTTAAAAAGCCGACCTGAAAAATACTGGGAAGGTGTAGTGAACAGGTTATCAAGAGGTGAACCTGCTGATGAAACTCATGAGAGTAGAGTGTTTGCTCAAATTGAAGCAACTCTAGAGACTCTAGACCCTAAAACCAGAGAGTGTTTCATGGATATGGGTGCTTTCCCTGAAGACAAGAAGATCCCTCTTGATGTAATCATCAACATGTGGGTTGAGATGTATGATCTTGAGGATGCAACTGCCTTTGCTGTTCTTGTTGATCTATCAAACAGGAATCTCCTCACTCTTGTCAAAGATCCAAG GTTTGGCGCTATGTACACTAGCTACTATGATATTTTTGTGACGCAGCACGATGTTCTAAGGGACCTGGCACTTCATCTTAGCAACCGTGGGAGAGTTAACAAAAGAGAGAGGCTACTGATGCCGAGAAGAGAGTCAGAGCTTCCCAAGGAATGGGAGAGGAGCAATGATGAGCCATACAGTGCACGTGTAGTCTCCATCCACACAG AGGAGATGACTGAGATGGAGTGGTTTGACATGGAACTCCCTAAGGCAGAAGTTCTGATAATAAACTTCTCTGCGGAGAGCTATGTATTGCCACCTTTCATTGCTAAGATGGGCGGGCTCAGAGCGCTGGTGATTATCAACAACGGTATGTCTCCTGCGCGTCTTCATGACTTCACAACCTTTACCAATCTGGCCAAACTCAAGAGTCTCTGGCTTGAGAGGGTTCATGTCCCTGAACTCTCTACAAGTACCGTTCCTTTAAAAAGCCTCCGCAAGATGTCTCTGATCCTGTGCAAGATCAATAACAGTTTTGTCCAAACATCAGTAGACATGTCCCAGATCTTCCCAAACTTGTCTGATCTCACAATAGATCACTGTGATGATCTCGTGGAGCTACCAACGACCGTCTGTGGAATCACCTCTCTCAACTCCATCAGCATAACAAACTGTCCACGCATCAGCGAGTTGCCTAGGAATCTGAGCAAGCTAAAGGCACTTCAACTTCTGAGGCTATACGCTTGTCTGGAGCTGAAAGCTCTACCTGTAGAGATCTGTGAGCTGCCGAGGCTAAAGTACCTAGACATCTCTCAATGTGTCAACCTGAGTTTTCTTCCAGAAGAGATAGGAAAGGTGAGGACACTTGAGAAAATCGACATGAGAGAATGCAGCTTGACGAGCATACCTAGCTCTGCGGCTTCATTGACTTCTCTACGCCATGTGATATGCGATGTAGAGACTTTGTGGATGTGGGAACATGTCGAGAAGGTGGTTCCCGGACTTCGTGTTGAAGGAGCTGAAAAATGCTTCAGCCTTGATTGGCTCAACGAGTAG